A window from Solanum stenotomum isolate F172 chromosome 7, ASM1918654v1, whole genome shotgun sequence encodes these proteins:
- the LOC125869962 gene encoding uncharacterized protein LOC125869962 codes for MLPYALLGYRTTVRTSIGATLYLLVYGTKAVIPAEVEIPSLRVNQEAKLSNVDWVRNRIEHLALIDEKRMTDVCHDRLYQQRMIRAFNKKVRSRTFEEGQLVLKRIFPHQDEYKEKFAPNWQGPYMVRKVLSGGALILSEMDDQEWPKPINSDVVKRYYI; via the coding sequence ATGTtaccatatgctttgttgggatACCGAACAACCGTTAGAACATCAATTGGAGCAACTCTATACTTGCTAGTATATGGGACAAAAGCAGTGATACCTGctgaagttgaaataccttcattgaggGTCAATCAGGAAGCCAAACTGAGCAATGTTGATTGGGTTCGTAATCGGATTGAACATTTAGCCTTAATTGATGAAAAGAGGATGACCGATGTTTGTCATGACCGATTATATCaacagagaatgattcgtgctttcaacaaaaaagtgaGATCTCGAACATTTGAAGAAGGACAATTGGTCCTCAAACGCATCTTCCCCCATCAAGATGAGTATAAGGAAAAATTTGCACCCAATTGGCAAGGACCATACATGGTTCGTAAAGTgttatctggaggtgccttgATCCTGTCAGAGATGGATGACCAAGAGTGGCCAAAACCAATCAACTCAGATGTTGTCAAGAGATACTACATCTGA